The Parus major isolate Abel chromosome 5, Parus_major1.1, whole genome shotgun sequence genome contains a region encoding:
- the LOC107206122 gene encoding mas-related G-protein coupled receptor member H-like: MELTQMSPPPSSPVMDTEGDDSCGINVTDVAMDGVTLFICLYGLAGNGAVLWLLGFHIRRNLITVYILNLAVADFTFLLFMFPYSLLYLLDDVSCSTLVSLKYLRSLLLLSLFSYNMGLYLLAAISIERCGSILFPLWYRCHRPKRLSWVVCALLWALSIAVMVVVTSLCLSHEHEHCQVALISMYALSFLIFAPPMVISNVILFIKVQCGSKRRQPKRLYIVIFLTVLFFLTFGVPLSLWNFLQQLNHTVVSSQVVFLLACVNSSINPFIYFLVGSCWRHCSIVSLQVAFQRVFEETGITITSS; this comes from the coding sequence ATGGAGCTGACCCAGATGTCCCCACCTCCCTCATCTCCTGTGATGGACACCGAAGGAGATGATTCCTGTGGGATCAATGTCACCGATGTGGCCATGGACGGTGTCACGCTGTTCATCTGCCTCTATGGGCtggctgggaatggggctgtCCTCTGGCTCCTCGGGTTCCACATTCGCAGGAACCTCATCACCGTCTATATCCTCAACCTGGCAGTTGCTGACTTCACCTTCCTTCTCTTCATGTTCCCCTACTCCCTTCTCTACCTGCTGGATGACGTGTCCTGCTCCACTCTTGTGTCCCTGAAGTACCTGAGGTCTcttctcctgctgtccctgttcTCCTACAACATGGGGCTGTACCTGCTGGCAGCCATCAGCATTGAGAGGTGTGGCTCGATTCTCTTTCCCCTCTGGTACCGCTGCCACCGTCCCAAGCGCCTGTCATGGGTGGTgtgtgccctgctctgggcactctCCATCGCTGTCATGGTCGTAGTGACCTCCCTGTGCCTGTCACATGAGCACGAGCACTGCCAGGTGGCTCTCATCTCCATGTACGCCCTCAGCTTCCTCATCTTTGCTCCACCCATGGTCATCTCCAATGTGATTCTCTTCATCAAGGTGCAGTGTGGCTCCAAGAGACGTCAGCCTAAGAGGCTCTATATCGTTATCTTCCTCACTGTGCTCTTCTTCCTCACCTTTGGAGTGCCCCTCAGCCTGTGgaatttcctgcagcagctcaacCACACCGTTGTGTCCTCCCAGGTGGTTTTCCTGCTCGCCTGCGTCAACAGCAGCATCAACCCCTTCATCTACTTCTtggtggggagctgctggaggcactgCTCCATTGTGTCCCTCCAGGTTGCCTTCCAGAGGGTCTTTGAGGAGACAGGGATCACCATAACCTCCAGCTGA